A region from the Streptomyces tsukubensis genome encodes:
- a CDS encoding TolB-like translocation protein — protein MRRILRAVTAAAGACLLAALLPMGTATATPGGGGVTERISVAADGTQGDGPSFVSVISRNGRYVAFMSQARNLLPGPVAPVGWHGTYLRDRHTGTVELVTSQGHPADVHDFSASGNLMVITAHGGLHVRNLSTGHTQRVDVDLGEFTGGSPLFPRISGSGRYVVFVTYRPQGSTAAEAARVYVRDLQTGTTQWVSHPNTSTATYYAGAPAISDDGQRIAYTSFRYLPEGTSRGNVHLLDRNTGERQTVDVSENGPTPERRLGGLSLSADGNLVLFNLFDGSPVTADDQYSRSFIRDLTTGTTRPIPASGPQTGASDGSLSADGRFALYMVGFPGSPGPWQLHIRNLETGEVQNVSTAMDGGPASAHASPGRVSMTGDGRTVAFVTGAANLVPGDTNATTDVFVRTLPPAPLNPR, from the coding sequence ATGAGACGGATCTTACGCGCGGTGACGGCTGCGGCGGGGGCCTGTCTGCTGGCAGCGCTGTTGCCGATGGGGACGGCGACGGCCACCCCCGGGGGCGGTGGGGTGACGGAGCGGATCAGTGTGGCCGCGGACGGGACGCAGGGCGACGGGCCGTCGTTCGTCTCGGTGATCAGCAGGAACGGCCGCTATGTCGCCTTCATGTCGCAGGCGCGGAACCTGCTGCCCGGTCCGGTCGCGCCTGTGGGCTGGCACGGGACGTACCTGCGCGACCGGCATACGGGAACAGTGGAGCTGGTGACCTCCCAGGGCCACCCGGCCGATGTGCACGACTTCAGCGCCTCGGGAAACCTGATGGTGATCACGGCACACGGCGGACTGCATGTGCGCAACCTGTCCACGGGCCACACCCAGCGGGTGGACGTCGACCTCGGTGAGTTCACCGGCGGCAGCCCGCTGTTCCCCCGGATCAGCGGCTCCGGACGCTACGTCGTGTTCGTAACGTACCGCCCGCAGGGGTCGACGGCGGCGGAGGCCGCAAGGGTGTACGTGCGGGATCTGCAGACCGGTACGACGCAGTGGGTGAGCCATCCCAACACCTCGACCGCCACCTACTACGCGGGCGCCCCCGCCATCAGCGACGACGGGCAGCGCATCGCGTACACCTCCTTCAGATACCTGCCCGAGGGCACATCCCGGGGCAATGTCCACCTCCTCGACCGGAACACCGGAGAGCGGCAGACGGTGGACGTCTCGGAGAACGGGCCGACGCCCGAACGACGGCTGGGCGGGCTGTCGTTGAGTGCGGACGGCAACCTGGTGCTCTTCAACCTCTTCGACGGCAGTCCGGTGACGGCGGACGACCAGTACTCCAGGAGTTTCATCCGCGATCTGACGACGGGTACCACCCGGCCGATCCCGGCCAGCGGACCCCAGACCGGGGCCAGCGACGGCTCGCTGAGCGCCGACGGCCGTTTCGCCCTCTACATGGTGGGCTTCCCCGGCTCGCCGGGGCCATGGCAGCTCCACATCCGGAATCTGGAGACCGGTGAGGTGCAGAACGTGAGCACCGCGATGGACGGCGGTCCGGCCTCTGCGCATGCCTCTCCCGGGCGGGTGTCCATGACCGGCGACGGCCGCACGGTCGCCTTCGTCACGGGCGCCGCCAATCTCGTCCCCGGCGACACCAACGCCACCACGGACGTCTTCGTACGGACCCTTCCGCCCGCACCCCTCAACCCCCGGTGA
- the cas2e gene encoding type I-E CRISPR-associated endoribonuclease Cas2e has protein sequence MTVIVLTNCPPGLRGFLTRWLLEISPGVFVGDPSARVRDVLWDEVRQYAGQGRALLTHSTDNEQGFTFRTHDHAWQPIDHEGLTLIHRPSAGPPPGAAPEKPGWSNASKRRRFGRR, from the coding sequence GTGACGGTCATCGTGCTGACGAACTGCCCACCGGGCCTGCGGGGCTTCCTGACGCGCTGGCTGCTGGAGATCTCACCGGGCGTGTTCGTGGGCGATCCGTCGGCGCGCGTGCGGGACGTGCTGTGGGATGAGGTCCGGCAGTACGCGGGCCAGGGCCGCGCCCTGCTGACCCACTCGACGGACAACGAGCAGGGCTTCACGTTCCGTACGCACGACCATGCGTGGCAGCCGATCGACCACGAGGGCCTGACCCTGATCCACCGCCCGAGCGCGGGCCCCCCGCCGGGGGCCGCCCCGGAGAAGCCGGGCTGGAGCAATGCGTCGAAGCGCCGCCGGTTCGGGAGGAGATAG
- the cas1e gene encoding type I-E CRISPR-associated endonuclease Cas1e, whose protein sequence is MTTVGRRAALSPRQLTRTAERVSFVYLERCTVHRDSNAITAEDADGTTHIPSATIGTLLLGPGTRITHQAMSVLGETGAAVAWVGEHGVRYYAGGRALSRSAALVEAQAVQWANQRSRLGVARAMYRLRFPDEDPAALTRQQLLGREGDRVKECYRAQAARTGVPWKGRRYTPGDFGSGDPVNQAITAAAQCMYGIAHAVVASLGCAPGLGFVHSGHELSFVLDIADLYKTDIGIPLAFDVAAESEEDTGARTRRALRDRINETRLLDRCVRDIQRLLLPGAGDIPDEDRMTLRTDGDGQVASGVNYGSSAAADADEAVLW, encoded by the coding sequence GTGACGACCGTCGGCAGGCGCGCCGCGCTGTCCCCCCGTCAGCTCACCCGCACCGCCGAGCGGGTGTCCTTCGTCTATCTGGAGCGCTGTACGGTCCACCGGGACTCCAACGCGATCACCGCGGAGGACGCCGACGGTACGACGCACATCCCGTCCGCGACCATCGGCACCCTGCTGCTGGGGCCGGGCACCCGCATCACCCACCAGGCGATGAGCGTCCTCGGCGAGACGGGCGCGGCGGTCGCCTGGGTCGGCGAGCACGGTGTCCGCTACTACGCGGGCGGCCGCGCGCTGAGCCGGTCCGCGGCGCTGGTGGAGGCCCAGGCGGTGCAGTGGGCCAACCAGCGCAGCCGCCTCGGTGTCGCCCGGGCCATGTACCGGCTGCGGTTCCCCGACGAGGACCCGGCGGCTCTGACCCGTCAGCAGCTGCTGGGCCGGGAGGGCGACCGCGTCAAGGAGTGCTACCGCGCCCAGGCGGCGCGTACCGGAGTCCCCTGGAAGGGCAGGAGGTACACGCCGGGCGACTTCGGCTCGGGCGATCCGGTGAACCAGGCGATCACGGCGGCGGCGCAGTGCATGTACGGAATCGCCCACGCGGTCGTCGCCTCCCTGGGCTGCGCCCCCGGGCTGGGCTTCGTCCACTCCGGCCACGAGCTGTCCTTCGTCCTCGATATCGCGGACCTGTACAAGACCGATATCGGCATTCCGCTGGCGTTCGACGTGGCGGCCGAGAGCGAAGAGGACACGGGCGCACGGACGCGCCGTGCGCTGCGGGACCGGATCAACGAGACCCGGCTCCTGGACCGTTGTGTCCGCGATATCCAGCGGCTGCTGCTGCCGGGCGCCGGGGACATCCCCGACGAGGACCGGATGACCCTCCGGACCGACGGGGACGGACAGGTGGCGTCCGGGGTCAACTACGGTTCGTCGGCGGCTGCCGATGCGGACGAAGCGGTGCTCTGGTGA
- the cas6e gene encoding type I-E CRISPR-associated protein Cas6/Cse3/CasE has translation MYLTRFRVNTARPGARRLLSAPQALHAAVLASFPGLLPGDGDDAEGPRVLWRLDHNARAEVFLHVVGPDRPDLTHLVEQAGWPVAAADPATPGWETRPYGPFLDRLETGGVWSFRLTANPVHYIRRKEGEPTKRTAHITPHHQLGWLLDDERQKRSGYRVLEKPAEKRLLPGGRTLQGRPHHGDAYEAVVRDQRELSFAKSAAGRGSPVHRVKIVTVTYDGRLTVTDPVALRRTLTRGIGKARAYGCGLMTLVPVAAEAGP, from the coding sequence ATGTACCTGACCCGCTTCCGCGTCAACACCGCCCGGCCCGGTGCGCGGCGACTCCTCTCGGCCCCCCAGGCACTGCACGCCGCGGTGCTGGCGTCCTTCCCCGGGCTGCTGCCCGGCGACGGCGACGACGCGGAGGGGCCCCGGGTGCTGTGGCGCCTGGACCACAACGCCCGCGCCGAGGTCTTCCTCCATGTCGTCGGCCCCGACCGGCCGGACCTCACCCACCTCGTCGAACAGGCGGGATGGCCGGTGGCCGCCGCCGACCCCGCCACCCCGGGATGGGAGACGCGGCCCTACGGCCCCTTTCTCGACCGGCTGGAGACGGGTGGTGTGTGGAGCTTCCGGCTGACGGCCAATCCGGTCCACTACATCCGCCGCAAGGAGGGTGAACCGACGAAGCGCACGGCGCACATCACCCCCCACCACCAGTTGGGCTGGCTGCTGGACGACGAGCGTCAGAAGCGCTCCGGCTACCGGGTGCTGGAGAAGCCCGCGGAGAAGCGGCTGCTGCCGGGCGGCAGGACTCTCCAGGGGCGCCCGCACCACGGGGACGCCTACGAGGCGGTCGTCCGGGACCAGCGGGAGCTGTCCTTCGCCAAGTCCGCGGCCGGCCGGGGATCGCCGGTGCACCGGGTGAAGATCGTCACGGTGACGTACGACGGCCGGCTGACGGTCACGGATCCGGTCGCCCTGCGCCGTACCCTCACCCGGGGCATCGGCAAGGCGCGGGCGTACGGGTGCGGGCTGATGACCCTCGTGCCCGTCGCCGCGGAGGCGGGGCCGTGA
- the cas5e gene encoding type I-E CRISPR-associated protein Cas5/CasD, with protein sequence MSVLLLRLAGPLQAWGASARFVRRTTQSAPTKSGVIGLLAAARGIDRGDDEGLARLAALRFGVRIDQPGVHVRDFQTAHHAATGKSMPLSERFYLADAVFTAGLEGDRAFLDELAGALRTPVYALFLGRRSCPPDPGIVLGVHDVPLDAALSGEPWRAAPWYGRRRSRDRTVSLTVLREPGGDEERGERGDVLRDQPLSFSAEHRRHALRAVVSTTVDAPNPYARQPAAPAPVPPHDPLGAL encoded by the coding sequence ATGAGCGTGCTGCTGCTGCGGCTCGCGGGGCCCCTCCAGGCCTGGGGCGCCTCGGCCCGCTTCGTACGCCGTACGACGCAGTCCGCCCCCACCAAGAGCGGTGTCATCGGCTTGCTGGCGGCGGCGCGGGGCATCGACCGCGGCGACGACGAGGGCCTGGCACGGCTGGCGGCGCTCCGGTTCGGGGTCCGCATCGACCAGCCGGGGGTTCACGTACGGGACTTCCAGACCGCCCATCACGCGGCCACCGGCAAGTCGATGCCGCTGTCGGAGCGGTTCTACCTCGCGGACGCGGTCTTCACCGCCGGTCTTGAGGGGGACCGCGCGTTCCTCGACGAGCTGGCGGGCGCCCTGCGGACGCCCGTCTACGCCCTGTTCCTCGGCCGCCGCTCCTGTCCTCCCGATCCGGGGATCGTCCTCGGTGTCCACGACGTCCCGCTCGACGCGGCACTGAGCGGCGAACCCTGGCGGGCCGCGCCCTGGTACGGGCGGCGGAGATCCCGGGACCGGACGGTGTCCCTGACCGTGCTGCGGGAGCCCGGCGGGGACGAAGAGCGGGGGGAGCGGGGGGACGTCCTGCGCGATCAGCCCCTGAGCTTCTCCGCCGAGCACCGGCGGCACGCACTGCGGGCCGTGGTCAGCACGACCGTGGACGCCCCCAATCCGTACGCCCGGCAGCCCGCGGCCCCGGCTCCCGTACCCCCGCACGATCCGCTCGGCGCCCTGTAA
- the cas7e gene encoding type I-E CRISPR-associated protein Cas7/Cse4/CasC, whose protein sequence is MNRLFLDVHALQTVPPSNLNRDDTGAPKSAVYGGVPRSRVSSQAWKRATRSYFEKQDLLDPGELGVRTKKVAEVLAARITAVDPALDEAAALLLAATVIQTATGSKIEPPKRKADAAKDGDDGPAPESKYLMFLSSRQLDGLAALAVDGAADIKAYLQDKANKARAKEIANTRHSVDIALFGRMVADSADFNVDAAVQVAHAISVHRVDTESDYYTAVDDKNSVEETGAGMIGTVDFNSATLYRYAALNVHQLAGNLGGGLRDDEARSTPVRRAVEAFVQSFLESLPTGKINTFGHHTVPDAVIVKLRTTRPMSYVAAFEEAVTGTGGYLREAVGRLAEYVPDVEQKYGDEGTTVSWVLRVGPATEKLSGLGTEQDRIEDLVRSVGQAVAERLDKPA, encoded by the coding sequence GTGAACCGCCTCTTCCTCGATGTGCACGCGCTGCAGACGGTGCCGCCCAGCAATCTCAACCGCGACGACACCGGCGCCCCGAAGTCCGCCGTCTACGGCGGGGTGCCGCGTTCCCGGGTGTCCAGCCAGGCCTGGAAGCGGGCCACCCGGTCGTACTTCGAGAAGCAGGACCTGCTCGACCCCGGTGAGCTGGGGGTACGGACGAAGAAGGTCGCCGAGGTGCTCGCCGCCCGGATCACCGCCGTCGATCCGGCGCTCGACGAGGCGGCGGCCCTCCTGCTCGCGGCCACCGTGATCCAGACCGCCACCGGTTCCAAGATCGAACCGCCGAAGCGGAAGGCCGATGCGGCGAAGGACGGCGACGACGGGCCGGCGCCGGAGTCGAAGTACCTGATGTTCCTCAGCTCCCGGCAGCTCGACGGCCTCGCCGCGCTCGCCGTCGACGGCGCGGCCGACATCAAGGCGTACCTCCAGGACAAGGCCAACAAGGCCAGGGCGAAGGAGATCGCCAACACCCGGCACTCCGTCGACATCGCGCTGTTCGGCCGGATGGTGGCGGACTCGGCGGACTTCAACGTGGACGCCGCGGTCCAGGTCGCCCACGCCATCAGCGTGCACCGGGTCGACACCGAATCGGACTACTACACGGCGGTCGACGACAAGAACAGCGTCGAAGAGACCGGGGCCGGGATGATCGGCACGGTCGACTTCAACTCCGCCACCCTCTACCGCTACGCGGCTCTCAACGTCCACCAGCTCGCCGGAAACCTCGGCGGAGGCCTGCGCGACGACGAGGCCCGGAGCACGCCGGTGCGGCGCGCGGTCGAGGCGTTCGTGCAGAGCTTCCTGGAATCCCTCCCCACCGGAAAGATCAACACCTTCGGTCACCACACCGTGCCGGACGCCGTGATCGTCAAGCTGCGGACCACCCGGCCGATGAGCTACGTCGCGGCGTTCGAGGAGGCCGTCACCGGCACGGGCGGATACTTGCGCGAGGCCGTCGGCCGGCTCGCCGAGTACGTACCGGACGTGGAGCAGAAGTACGGCGACGAGGGGACCACCGTCTCCTGGGTGCTGCGGGTGGGCCCCGCCACGGAGAAGCTGAGCGGCCTCGGCACCGAGCAGGACCGCATCGAGGACCTGGTCAGGTCCGTCGGGCAGGCCGTCGCGGAACGCCTGGACAAGCCCGCATGA
- the casB gene encoding type I-E CRISPR-associated protein Cse2/CasB, translating into MTTPTSSAAETGTGERTEERVRNLTRALISEKQRGFLADRPSAVAALARLRRGAGKQIAQVPDLWGLVDTGPLAEVPEGRRRPTEAELTRAEDAVHVAVTLWALHQQSRGTAMHRLGSRTEPRGLGTAARALMRPGDIDEPVRKRFVRAGTAPTLSVLAQRLREIVLLLRGADIPLDYGLLAEQLYLWQSPGGQETVRRAWGRSFHSYRPAGATGDDTTGSGSAAPDDSTDTPDKDAS; encoded by the coding sequence ATGACCACTCCCACCTCGTCAGCGGCAGAGACCGGGACCGGAGAACGGACCGAGGAGCGCGTCCGGAACCTCACCCGCGCCCTCATCTCCGAGAAGCAGCGGGGCTTCCTGGCCGACCGGCCCTCCGCCGTGGCCGCGCTGGCCAGGCTGCGGCGCGGCGCGGGCAAGCAGATCGCGCAGGTGCCGGACCTGTGGGGGTTGGTCGACACCGGGCCGCTGGCCGAGGTGCCCGAGGGCCGCCGACGGCCCACCGAGGCCGAACTCACCCGCGCCGAGGACGCCGTGCACGTGGCGGTGACCCTGTGGGCGCTGCACCAGCAGTCGCGGGGCACGGCCATGCACCGGCTCGGGTCCCGTACCGAGCCCCGCGGCCTCGGTACGGCCGCGCGTGCGCTGATGCGGCCCGGCGATATCGACGAGCCCGTACGCAAACGCTTCGTCCGCGCCGGAACGGCCCCCACCCTGTCCGTACTGGCCCAGCGGCTGCGGGAGATCGTGCTGCTGCTGCGCGGCGCCGACATCCCCCTGGACTACGGGCTGCTGGCCGAGCAGCTCTATCTCTGGCAGTCGCCCGGGGGGCAGGAGACCGTACGGCGCGCCTGGGGCAGATCCTTCCACTCCTACCGGCCCGCCGGTGCCACCGGCGACGACACCACCGGCAGCGGCTCTGCCGCCCCGGACGACTCCACCGACACGCCTGACAAGGACGCCTCGTGA
- the casA gene encoding type I-E CRISPR-associated protein Cse1/CasA has translation MTDTDFDATTTPPGTLSFDLTARPWIPVLWRDGTQSELSLREVFARADDVHCVAGELPTLDFALTRLLLALAHDALDGPRDTEHWGELWADRGCFAPLAEYLDEHAERFDLLHPRLPFLQAAGLRTAHGEVFSLNRIVADVPNGEPFFSSRMPDVGRLEFAEAARWVVHAHAYDTSGIKTGIDGDPRVRSGKVYPLGVGWAGTLGGVLVEGASLRETLLLNLIATDGGGMRWAPGDLPAWRQKPYGPGPADRPGPKGPRELYTWQTRRLRLHFDAQGVHGVVLGYGDPLAPHNKQGAEPMTAWRRSPAQEKKRGESPVYLPREHDPARSVWRGLEALITPRSGPSGGGAEPPSSLRPGVLEWVARLVTEGELPRGLLVRTRTVGVVYGTQQSVVDEVVDDRLAMSVVLLHERSRPHAQQAKDAVADAEQAVTALGDLATDLARASGGQPEGPRAAARARGFAELDDPYRAWLRQLTPDEDPFEHRVRWQQEAHRRLERLGRQLVHESGDKAWAGRVVDGRKGKEWLHSGSAERWFRIRLAKALSHPFSTGDDGSPNTDSEPTPKAPR, from the coding sequence GTGACTGACACCGACTTCGACGCGACGACCACCCCGCCCGGGACCCTGTCGTTCGACCTGACCGCCCGGCCCTGGATACCGGTGCTGTGGCGGGACGGGACACAGAGCGAACTGTCGCTGCGCGAGGTCTTCGCCCGGGCCGACGACGTGCACTGTGTCGCGGGCGAACTGCCCACGCTCGACTTCGCGCTGACGCGTCTGCTGCTCGCCCTGGCCCACGACGCACTCGACGGCCCCCGCGATACCGAACACTGGGGGGAGCTCTGGGCCGACCGGGGCTGTTTCGCACCGCTGGCCGAGTATCTCGACGAGCATGCCGAACGGTTCGACCTGCTCCATCCCCGGCTGCCGTTCCTGCAGGCTGCCGGGTTACGTACGGCCCACGGCGAGGTGTTCTCGCTGAACCGGATCGTCGCCGATGTGCCCAACGGCGAGCCGTTCTTCAGCTCCCGGATGCCCGACGTCGGCCGACTGGAGTTCGCCGAGGCCGCGCGCTGGGTCGTCCATGCCCATGCCTATGACACCTCGGGCATCAAGACCGGAATCGACGGCGACCCGCGGGTCCGCAGCGGCAAGGTGTATCCGCTGGGCGTCGGCTGGGCGGGAACGCTCGGCGGGGTCCTCGTCGAAGGGGCCTCGCTGCGCGAGACGCTCCTGCTGAACCTGATCGCGACCGACGGTGGCGGAATGCGGTGGGCTCCCGGTGATCTGCCCGCCTGGCGGCAGAAGCCGTACGGACCCGGCCCGGCCGACCGCCCGGGGCCGAAGGGGCCGCGGGAGCTGTACACCTGGCAGACCCGGCGGCTGCGGCTCCACTTCGACGCGCAGGGCGTGCACGGGGTGGTCCTCGGGTACGGTGACCCGCTCGCGCCGCACAACAAGCAGGGCGCCGAGCCCATGACCGCCTGGCGCAGAAGTCCCGCCCAGGAGAAGAAACGGGGCGAGTCGCCCGTCTATCTGCCGCGGGAGCACGATCCGGCGCGGTCGGTGTGGCGGGGCCTGGAGGCCCTGATCACGCCCCGGTCCGGGCCCTCCGGCGGCGGGGCGGAGCCGCCGAGCTCCTTGCGGCCGGGTGTCCTCGAATGGGTGGCCCGGCTGGTGACGGAAGGCGAACTGCCCCGCGGGCTCCTCGTCCGGACCCGGACGGTCGGCGTGGTCTACGGCACCCAGCAGTCCGTCGTCGACGAGGTCGTCGACGACCGGCTGGCGATGTCCGTCGTTCTGCTGCACGAGCGGAGCCGGCCGCACGCCCAGCAGGCCAAGGACGCGGTGGCCGACGCCGAGCAGGCCGTCACAGCCCTGGGCGATCTCGCGACCGACCTCGCCAGGGCGTCCGGCGGCCAACCCGAGGGGCCACGCGCCGCCGCCCGCGCCCGTGGATTCGCGGAGCTCGACGATCCGTACCGCGCCTGGCTGCGGCAGCTGACCCCCGACGAAGACCCCTTCGAGCACCGTGTCCGCTGGCAGCAGGAGGCGCACCGCCGTCTGGAGCGCCTCGGCCGGCAGCTCGTCCACGAGTCCGGCGACAAGGCCTGGGCGGGCCGGGTCGTCGACGGCAGGAAGGGCAAGGAGTGGCTGCACTCGGGCAGTGCGGAGAGATGGTTCCGCATCCGGCTCGCCAAGGCGCTCAGCCACCCGTTCAGCACCGGTGACGACGGCTCACCGAACACCGATTCCGAACCCACTCCGAAGGCACCACGATGA
- a CDS encoding CRISPR-associated helicase/endonuclease Cas3 → MGLGERLTGPVRSVWAKHDRDTEGWLPLWRHMADSAAVAGLLWDHWLPANVRKLVGDALPGGADDARLLTVWLAAVHDIGKATPAFACQVEGLAATMGQHGLTMKTRAQLRNDRLLAPHGLAGQVLLEEWLEERQGWPAKRCGQFGVVVGGHHGTPPQHGQLTDLYDRPHLLRTPGPSAGLWGRVQDELLDACADEYGVRERLDAWRSVALPQPVQVLLGSVVIVADWIASNPDLFPYFPEETRSGEERIAAAWRGLRLPPPWRAKEPEHEAQELFAARFDLPPGAAVRPVQEAAVRLAREMPVPGLMIVEAPMGEGKTEAALAVAEIFGARSGAGGLFFALPTMATGNAMFPRLLRWLDRLPHPTGVPRSVLLAHAKSALNDTYAELLRDGRQQRIAAVDMDADETDWRPSDKRRHAPAELVAHAWLRGRKKAMLSSFVAGTVDQLLFAGLKSRHLVLRHLAVAGKVVVIDEAHAYDTYMSVYLDRVLSWLGAYRVPVVVLSATLPAGRRRQLAAAYGGTAEDSYEEVAAATAYPLLTAVAPGGAPIVGRPPASSRGGHVVLEPIDDELPALADRLTAELGLDNNDKNDNDGGCVLVVRNTVRRVVETAHALRERFGADAVTVAHSCFVDLDRAAKDADLLDRFGPPETAAGRRPRGAHIVVASQVAEQSLDVDFDLLVTDLCPVDLMLQRMGRLHRHHRGEGQSERPRRLRTARCLVTGADWTAQVPAPVRGSVAVYGEYALLRSAAVLLPHLREPRRPVRLPQDISPLVQGAYGDETGALPEGWAEALESARERYEKHRADQSERASVFRLGAAERPGRSLVGWVAAGAGDADDTRAGRAQVRDSRESLEVVVVQRRADGKLVTLPWLAGGRGGLELPRDRVPVPRAARAAAGCGLRLPMAFSPAEVMDRAITELEELYVPAWQSKESPWLAGQLILALDEDCQTRLAGFSLRYSRTDGLEVTRD, encoded by the coding sequence ATGGGTCTTGGGGAGCGCCTTACCGGACCGGTGCGGTCCGTATGGGCGAAGCACGATCGGGACACCGAAGGCTGGCTGCCGCTCTGGCGGCACATGGCCGACAGCGCCGCCGTCGCCGGGCTGCTCTGGGACCACTGGCTGCCCGCCAACGTCCGGAAACTGGTCGGTGACGCCCTGCCCGGCGGCGCGGACGACGCCCGGCTGCTGACCGTCTGGCTGGCCGCCGTACACGACATCGGCAAGGCCACACCCGCCTTCGCCTGCCAGGTGGAAGGACTCGCCGCCACCATGGGGCAGCACGGGCTCACCATGAAGACCCGTGCCCAGCTGCGCAACGACCGTCTGCTCGCCCCGCACGGGCTCGCGGGACAGGTCCTGCTGGAGGAGTGGCTCGAAGAACGGCAGGGCTGGCCCGCCAAACGGTGCGGACAGTTCGGGGTAGTCGTCGGGGGGCATCACGGGACTCCGCCCCAGCACGGTCAGCTCACCGACCTCTACGACCGCCCGCATCTGCTCCGTACCCCGGGGCCGAGCGCCGGGCTCTGGGGGCGCGTACAGGACGAGCTGCTCGACGCCTGTGCCGACGAGTACGGCGTACGGGAGCGGCTCGACGCCTGGCGGTCCGTCGCCCTTCCCCAGCCCGTGCAGGTGCTGCTCGGCTCCGTGGTGATCGTCGCGGACTGGATCGCCAGCAACCCCGACCTCTTCCCGTACTTCCCGGAGGAGACCCGGAGCGGCGAGGAGCGGATCGCCGCCGCCTGGCGGGGGCTCCGGCTGCCGCCGCCCTGGCGGGCCAAGGAGCCGGAGCACGAGGCCCAGGAGCTGTTCGCCGCCCGTTTCGATCTGCCGCCGGGGGCCGCCGTGCGGCCGGTGCAGGAGGCCGCGGTACGGCTGGCGCGGGAGATGCCCGTGCCCGGGCTGATGATCGTCGAGGCGCCGATGGGCGAGGGCAAGACCGAGGCGGCGCTGGCCGTGGCCGAGATTTTCGGGGCCCGTTCGGGTGCGGGCGGGCTGTTCTTCGCGCTGCCCACAATGGCGACCGGCAACGCCATGTTCCCCCGTCTGCTGCGCTGGCTGGACCGGCTCCCCCACCCGACCGGAGTCCCGCGCTCCGTCCTGCTCGCGCATGCTAAATCCGCGCTCAACGACACCTACGCCGAACTGCTCCGCGACGGCCGGCAGCAGCGGATCGCCGCCGTCGACATGGATGCCGACGAGACGGACTGGCGCCCCTCGGACAAGCGCCGCCACGCCCCCGCCGAGCTGGTCGCCCATGCCTGGCTGCGCGGCCGGAAGAAGGCGATGCTGTCGTCCTTCGTCGCGGGGACGGTCGACCAGTTGCTGTTCGCCGGGCTCAAGAGCCGCCATCTCGTGCTGCGCCATCTCGCGGTCGCGGGCAAGGTCGTCGTCATCGACGAGGCGCATGCCTATGACACGTACATGAGCGTGTATCTCGACCGGGTGCTGTCGTGGCTCGGTGCCTACCGGGTGCCGGTCGTCGTGCTCTCCGCGACGCTGCCCGCCGGGCGGCGACGGCAGTTGGCGGCCGCCTACGGGGGCACCGCGGAGGACTCCTACGAGGAGGTGGCGGCGGCCACGGCGTACCCCCTGCTCACGGCCGTCGCCCCGGGCGGGGCCCCGATCGTCGGACGCCCTCCGGCGTCCTCGCGGGGCGGCCATGTCGTCCTGGAGCCGATCGACGACGAACTCCCCGCCCTCGCGGACCGTCTCACCGCCGAACTCGGCCTGGACAACAACGACAAGAACGACAACGACGGCGGCTGTGTGCTCGTCGTGCGCAACACAGTGCGGCGGGTCGTGGAGACCGCGCACGCCCTGCGGGAACGCTTCGGTGCGGACGCCGTGACGGTGGCCCATTCCTGTTTCGTCGACCTCGACCGCGCCGCCAAGGACGCCGATCTGCTGGACCGGTTCGGCCCGCCGGAGACGGCGGCCGGGAGGCGGCCCCGTGGCGCGCACATCGTGGTCGCCAGCCAGGTCGCGGAGCAGTCGCTCGACGTCGACTTCGATCTGCTGGTGACGGACTTGTGCCCGGTCGACCTGATGCTCCAGCGGATGGGGCGCCTCCACCGGCACCACCGTGGCGAGGGCCAGTCGGAGCGCCCGCGGCGGCTCCGGACGGCCCGGTGCCTCGTGACCGGCGCCGACTGGACCGCACAGGTACCGGCGCCGGTACGGGGTTCGGTGGCCGTGTACGGGGAGTACGCGCTGCTGCGCTCCGCCGCCGTCCTGCTGCCGCACCTCCGGGAACCCCGGCGGCCGGTGCGCCTCCCCCAGGACATCAGCCCGCTGGTCCAGGGCGCCTACGGGGACGAGACCGGCGCGCTCCCCGAGGGGTGGGCGGAGGCGCTGGAGTCCGCGCGGGAGCGGTACGAGAAGCACCGCGCCGATCAGTCCGAGCGGGCGTCCGTGTTCCGCCTCGGCGCGGCGGAACGTCCGGGCCGTTCCCTCGTCGGCTGGGTCGCGGCCGGAGCGGGCGACGCCGACGACACCCGCGCGGGCCGGGCCCAGGTGCGCGACAGCAGGGAGAGCCTGGAGGTCGTCGTGGTCCAACGGCGGGCGGACGGGAAGCTGGTGACACTGCCGTGGCTCGCCGGCGGCCGGGGCGGTCTGGAACTCCCCCGCGACCGGGTGCCGGTGCCCCGCGCCGCGCGGGCGGCCGCCGGGTGCGGGCTGCGGTTGCCGATGGCGTTCTCGCCCGCCGAGGTGATGGACCGGGCCATCACCGAACTGGAGGAACTCTACGTACCCGCCTGGCAGTCGAAGGAGAGCCCCTGGCTGGCGGGGCAGCTGATCCTGGCGCTCGACGAGGATTGTCAGACCCGTCTGGCAGGCTTCTCACTCCGCTACAGCCGCACCGACGGCCTGGAGGTGACCCGTGACTGA